The DNA region GCCACCCGTCGCAGGCTTATCACGGGCGACCTGTTTGAGGAAGCCGAAACGATTGCGGGAGAAGGCATCGATCTCAGACAACAGGCGCTAATCCATCTTTAGCAGTTTCGGCCGCCCACCCGCCCCCAAACCCCGGTTTTCCGCCGCGGCGGGGAGGCGGTCCAAGCCGCGTCAAGCTCTTAGCGTAAACCGGCTTTGTGTAGTGCCATAATTTTCTATGGCACTCTTGACCTACCCTGGCCGAGCGTCTCAGGTGTGGCCATGTTCATCCGCCGCACCACCATCAAGAGCCGGGAATCGGGCGAGCCCTATTACACCTATCGCCTGGTCGAGTCGGTACGCTCTGGGGCGGACGTGCGCCAGCACACGGTGCTCAATCTCGGGCGCAACTTCGCGGTGCCGCGCGCCCAATGGGCGCCGCTGGCCCAGCGCATCAAGGCGCTGCTGGGGGGCAGTTGGATCTGCTCGTCGATGGCTTGGATGTGCAGTGGGAGGCGCTGGCCCAGCAGGTTGCGGCGCGCATTGTCAGTCGCCGCGGCACGGTGGTTGCGAACAGGATATTGCGGCGCCGGAGGGCGACTACCAGCGGGTGGACCTGTCGCGGGTGGAGGTCATCCGCCCGCGTAGCGTCGGGGCCGAGCATGTGGCGCTGGAGGCGTTGCGCCGGCTGAGTCTGGATCGCAAGCTCGTGCGCCCGGGTGGATGGCCATCTGTTCATCTCGGTGTTGGCCTACCACCGGGTCCACAGCCTGCGCTTCCAGCTCAAGGCCCAGGGCATCCACCTGAGTTGGGAGAGCCTGCGCCATCAGTTCTCCGGCCAGGAGCGGGTCACCGTCGTGCTCCACCGTGACGACGGCCAGATCTACCACCTCCGCAAGGCCACCCGGCCCGAGCCCCACCAGCAAGTCCTCTACAACGCCCTGGGCCTGCCCCACCTGCCCGGCAAGACCGAGAAGACGTTCATCGACCCGCGTGCTGGGGTTTCTCAAATGTAGTGACCAACTCTGCTGCGAAAATTCTCTAACTTATTGAAAATGCGCGGCAGGCTGAGTTGGGGTGACAAAGATGGGATAGGCCGTGACCGGCTTGGGCTCCGCCAGCGCCGGTGGTTCGACCAGGGCCGCCGCCACACCGGCGTCATCCAAGGCCTCCAGTTGGGTGCGGATGGCGGCCAGGGGCAGATGGGCATCCTGCAAACACCGGATGAGCCTAAGCCGGTCGCGGTGGCCCACGCCATAGGTGGCCGCCGGTCCCCGCCCTGCGGGTGGCGGCAGCAGCCCCTCCGCCAGGTAGTAGCGGATGGTGCGGGCGTTGATGCCGGTCTCGCGGCTCATGGTGTTGATGTCGAGGGGTTCGTTCGTGGGTTTGATAATACATCGAACAGTGAAGCTGTAAAGTATGAGGGATAACAATCAGGCGGGTGGCCCCAACGTCCTGGATGTTATCGGGGATTGAGGAGGGCATCCGTGGCCGGCCGATCAAAGGCGGGACCAGTACCGTTATTTGGCAAATTTTTCGATTTTTTCACGAAAATAGACCATAATCTAACCAGATTCTTCCGCCAGAGCTCGATCATGCTGGTTCAATTTGCCGTTGAAAACTTCGCCTGCTTTGCCGACGAGGTGCTTTTCTCGATGGTGGCATCCGTGGCAACTGAGCATCCCGGCCACATCGTGCAAAGCGAAGCCGGGCGCCGACCACGGATCCTGCGCGTGGCGGCCCTCTATGGCCCCAATGCCCATGGCAAGAGCAGGCTGATCGAGGCGCTACACTTTGCCCAGTTATTCGTGGTGGAAGGTACCCGGCGCGGGGCGCCGATTCCGCGGGTGCCCTTCCGTCTCGATGCCGAACGTCTTCACCAGCCATCCAGGTTCGACTTCCTGATCGATTACCAGGGTAGCGAGTACAGCTATGGCTTTACCGTGGATGGGGAACAGGTCCAGGAGGAATGGCTCTTCGTCCGCACGACGGCCAAGGAAGTGAGGTACTTCGAACGGGTCACGGACATCGAAGGCAAGGTTAGGGTCGAGACGGGCCCGGCCTTGACCGGGCGCACCAAAAAACAAAAGGATTTTCTTGAGTTGGTCGCCCTGGGAACCCGGCCGAACCAGCTTTTCCTGACGGAAGCGGCTGACCGCAATGTCGAACGGCTGACACCTCTATACGATTGGTTCAAATCGGTGCTGACTATCGTCAAGGCCGAAAGCGTGCCTCAGCCGCTGGCGGTCAGAGCGCGGCGCGAACAGGACTTTGTGGCCTTTCTGGCCGATTTCCTGCGGCGGGCCGGGACTGGCATCAAGGACGTGGTCGCCGAGGAGGTGCCTCTGGATTTTGATCAGCATCTGCCAGGCGCCTCCGCCACCGTCAGGACGGAGATTGAAGTGGATGTCCAGGAGGGTGCCATTGTTGGCTTGCTGGGTCCCACGGGTGAATCCCTGACCTTTTATCGCAACGAGCAGGGTCAGCCCATGACGGCCCGTTTGAAAACGGTCCACGAAGGTAAGGATGGCGGACAAGTCCGTTTCGATTTCGAGGACGAATCATCCGGCACGCGCAGGCTCATGGAGATCCTGCCAATTCTGGCGGATGTGGGGACGCGGGAAAGGGTTTATGTCGTCGATGAACTGGATCGTAAACTGCATCCCCATCTGTCGCGGTTCTTTGTTTCCTCCTTCCTCGATCGCTGCGGTCAGGATCAGCGGAGTCAGCTCGTGTTCACCACCCATGACACTCACCTGATGGATCTGGACCTGTTGCGCCGGGATGAAATCTGGTTTTTCGAGAAGGATGCCTTTGGTGCTTCCACCCTTTATTCGATGAACGCCCTGAATGTGCGCCGGGATTTGAAGCTGGAAAAAAGTTATCTTCAGGGCCGTTTCGGTGGTATCCCGCTGATCCGGGTTACGGAACTCACGGCGGCGAAACCCTGTTGACGGCCTGAGTCATGATCCGGACATCGCGAAAATCCCGCCCCCTGGACCGCAGCCTGGAATATCGGCGGGATACGCGACTGGTCATCATTGCCGCGGAAGGACGTAAGACCGAACAGCAATACTTCGCCCTCTTCCGCAGCACCCGGGTCCAGATCAAGGTCTTGGCCACCGGGGAGGATAACCGCTCGGCGCCTGAGCAGGTGCTTGCGCGCCTGAGACAATTCAGGGACGAGTACGACCTGGATAAGGACGATTCCCTCTGGCTGATGCTGGATGTCGACCGATGGGGTAGCAAGAAACTCAGTGCGATGGCCCGAGAGGCGAGAACGGCGCGTTTCAGCCTCGCGGTCAGCAACCCCTGCTTCGAGGTCTGGTTGCTGTTCCATGTCAGCGAGCGGATTCCGGATACCGATAAGTGCGCTGATATAGAAATGGTGCTGCGCGCCGGGCTTGGCGGGTCATACAACAAGACTAACCTTGATGCTGGCCGCTTTCAGCCCTTGGTCCTGCAGGCCACCTCACGTGCCCAGGCGGCGGACCCCGCGCCACGTGGCCGCTGGCCTACCCGCCCCGGCAGTCATGTCTATCGCATCATCCGCCATCTTCCCCCTGATTGCCTGCCGGGCTGAGGCGGCTGCAACACCCGCGGTCACAAGGGGGTAAGTGACGGCGGGGCCACACTGGGCCCCGCCGGACCCGGTTCAGAGTCCCTTCAGACGATTGATTTCCGCATTGCGCCAGGCGGTGATGGGTGCCCAGGGACCGTACAGGATGTCCTGGTCGGTGAAGGGTTCGCCGGGGTAACCATAGCCCACGAGCCAGGCGGCGGGCTTGCGCAGGGCACCGGGGATGCCGTCACTCTCCGTGTGACAAAACATCTGGTTGGCCATGCCGCTGGGCCGTGGCTGATCGTTGATATAGACCGCGATGTCCAGCGACTGCTGGGCCGTCAGGGTCAGGGCGTCGCCCAAGGGCATGTGTTGCTTGATGTAGCCGGCGAGGTTCTGGCTGTTGTAGAAGGCCGCGCCGCGGGAGTAGCCGTCCTTGCCCCACAGAGCCGGAACGCGTGGGCGGCCCTCGCCGCGGCGGTACTCGCCGCGCCCTGGGCCGTCCTTGCTGTGGCAACTGCCGCACTCGGCGTTGTAGCGGCTGCGCCCGGCAACGGGATTTCCGGTCATGTTGGCGACGTTGGGATCAACCACCGGCAGGCCGTTCCCCGGCAGATTGACCCAGCCCGGGCCCTGCATATTTGGGTTGGTCACGCCGTCCGCCAGCCACTGGATATAGGCCACCATGTCACGCATCACCACATCGGTCTTGCTGGGCGCCTGGGCGGCGTTCATGCAGTTGCGGAAGCAGTCGATGATCGAATCTTCCAGGTCGCGGTTGTAGTTCAGGGGACGAAAGTAAGGCAGCCCGGCGTACTTGTCCGGGGACTGGTACATGAGGGTACCGAAGGGCACATGGCCGCCCGTGAAGTGACAGCTCGAACAGGCGATGGTGGTGGTGGAATAGGGGGTACCGTTCGGGTACTTCTTGGTGCCGTCCGGGCCCAGGGTCTTGCTGGTGTGATGGATGTATTCGTAGCCGCGCTTCACGTCGGCCGGGGCGGTATCGATCTTGCGGCAATCAAACCTCCAGGCTGGAACGGCCCAGGCGGACCAGACCCGCCGCCTCCAAGCGCTTGAGGTGTCGCGAGACCACTTCGCGGGCACTCCCCAGTTCGACAGCGATCTCCTGATGGGTGGCGGAGACAGACCTAGCTCCGGCCTGACTCAGGAGCCAGGATGCAGCATGTGGTCAGGACGCGATAGAGGACCGCCTCACGGCCACCCTCCCCGATGATCTGCACCCGCACCTGGCCGGCGAGGAGCAGGACATAGTTCAGACAGGGCGAACCAGCCCGGAAGACCGGCTGGTCCGGGGGCAGGGTCAGTTGGTGGGCAGTCTCCATGATCGCCCCTGTCTGGGCATCGCCCCCGGCCAGGGTGGGGAAGAGGTCGCGCCAGGCGACACCGACCGGGGTCACGGCAGAACCCGCCTGGCAGGCACCCAGGGCTGATTTGGGGCTCGTCTCCAGGCACTGGGGACCCCGACAGGTCGGGGCAAACGGAGGGGTTGGGACATGGGGGACCTCGCGGCTGTGGATGGGGGCGAATGGGACCTGCCCTAATATTATCCACCTGGGGAAGTATTCGGTTAGTCGGGAAGAGGGCATGCCCCGGCCTCAAAGGGCAAAACTAATTCAATGGGTGATGATGTCCGTCAAAATCTTGCAAATTGGTGATGCCATCACTAATCTGCAAGGTATGTTTCATCCTCGTCTCCAAACCGACCGCCTACGGCAACTGGCCGGTAACTTTCCAGTCGTCGTGGTGACCGGCGCGCGGCAGGTCGGCAAGACCACCCTGCTGCGGCACGTCTTTCCCGACCATGACTATGTGGTCTTCGATGCCAGCCTGGATCTGGAGGACGCGCGTCGGGAACCCGACCTCTTTCTGCTCAACCATCCGCCGCCGGTGATCCTGGACGAGGTGCAGTTCGCGCCGGAGGTGGTGGCGGCCGTCAAACGCCGGGTGGACCGGAACCCCGAACGGGCTGGCCAATACCTCATGACCGGCTCGCAACAATGGCAGGTCATCCGCACCCTGGCCGAGAGCCTGGCGGGGCGCGCGGCCTTCCTGGATCTCTATGGCTTTTCGCTCCAGGAAATCAGCGATGAGCCCCAGGGTTGGTTGCCGCGCTGGTTGGCTACGCCGGATGACTTTCTGACCTGGGCCCGCCAGGGCCGCCGCTATGCCGGCCCCCTAACGGAATGGCTGTGGCGGGGCAGCCTGCCGCGAGCGGTCGCCATCGAGACGGCGGTCATCCCGGATTTCTGGAGCGGCTACCACCGCACCTATGTGGAACGGGATGCCCGCTTGCTGGCCGAGGTCGAAGACTGGCAGGATTTCGGCCGCTTTGCGCGCCTGATGAGTGCGCTCACCGCCCAGGAGATCAATTACAGCCAGTTGGGCCGGGAGATCGGCATCACCCCGCAAACCGCCCGGCGCTGGCTGAAGATCCTGGAGGGCACCTTCCAGTGGCTGGCCCTGCCGGCTTTCTCCGGCAATCCGACCAAACGGGTCTCCTCCCGCCCCAAGGGCTATTTGGCCGACACGGGTCTGGCCTGCCATTACGCCCAGCTCTCCTCACCCCAGGCCCTGACGGGCCATCCCCTCTTCGGTCATCTGTTCGAGACCGCCATGGCGGGCGAAATCCTCAAGCAAGCCGGGGCCTTGCCCACGCGACCGGCCTGCCATCACTGGCGATCGGCCGGCGGCGCCGAGGTGGATCTGCTCCTGGAGCGTGATGGCATCCTCTACCCCTTCGAGATCAAGCTGACCGCGGCGCCCACCCGCCGCATGGCCTCCGGCATCGAGGCCTTCCGGCAGGCCCATCCCCATTTGCCGGTGGCCCAGGGCGCCTTGCTGTGCGCCGTCGAACAGCCGCGCTGGGTCAGCGAGACCGTCCTGGCATGGCCGTGGAATCTGGTGTGAGGGCGGTCCCGCGTCCCTGGCGATGGGTATTGCGATAACTCGATATAGACCAGCAGGCGCATTGCCCTGCAGGGTAAGCGCGGCCCTGGAACTGGATGAAGATGTTGAGGATCGTCGCTGCGCTGGTGTAGGTCGGCGGCGACATAGGGTGTTCTTGGCATCGGCCCTTCAGGACACGAGGGTATTTAAGCGCAGCATGAGTGTCAGGGGATGTAAGGGCGAGGCTTGAAAACCGTAATGCTCATAAAAACCCTTGGCATTCTGGTCAAGGGCGTGAACGAGTAAGGCTCTGACCCCGGCGTTATGCGAAACGATCACAGCCCGATTGACGGCGTCCCGCAGCAAGGCCGCGCCCAGCTTGATTCCCTGAGCGTGAAGGCCGACAGCCAGTCGCGCCAGAATCAGCACGGGTACGGGATCGGGCATGTTGCGGCGCACGGCAGAGGTTGCTATCGGATGGGTGACCGCGCCCGCGGCTATGGCGTAGTAGGCGTAGACGCGATGGTTACCGTCCGCCACGATAAAGCTTCTGCTGGCGCCGCTGGCCTGATTGGCCAATGCCCGACGTTTCAGCCATTCGTCCAGACTGGCTTCGCCACAGCTAAATTCACTCAGGAGATGGGTGGCACTTATCGGCTCGGGTGCACTGAGTCGCAGGCTCATGCCGGTTCGTCTTGATCATCCCATGGCGCCGGGACGGCCATGAGGCGTTCTAGTCCCGGGTTGGCACGCGGTGGCGCGTCGAGGAGTGCGGTGAATTGCCTGAACCGACCATCATCCAGTTGAAAAAACACCTGATCCAGTACGACTGCTTGCGCTTTGTCGCAAGCGGCTTCCAGCATAAAGTCCGAGCGGTTCTTGCCCAGCAGGCTGGCGGCGTGATCGATCAGGTCCCGCTGCTCGGGTAGTGCCCTGAGGTTGATGGCTGCATCACGCATGTCAGGAATCCTCGTTGTGCATATACAATAGATATACGCATCTTAGCGGGCTCCTCTGTGGTTGGCAAGGCGTGAAGGGCCCATGATGGTCTGCGTTCTTGGGGTCCACCTCACAGGTGGCCACTTTGATGATCCGGAGGTTGTCGGTGGGTGGTGCTATGTCGTTCATGTAATGGCTCACGGTTAAATCAAGGAATGATAGGTTTGCCTATCAGATAAGATGCTGAAATTGGCGCAGTTCAGGGGTCTAAATAGAATTCAATAGTCTCCCGCAGTTCGTCAGTGATCCAAGGTTCGTCGGGAATGACCAGGACAAAGCCTTTTTCATTGTCCGCCAGGTAAATGGCTTGCCAGAAACCATCCCGATAGGTGATCCCTTCCCATTCGACATCGGCCAGTTGCCAATCCGGCCAGATTTCCGTGAGCACGCGATGGACATCTGACTCTTCGATCAAGGCAATCCAGCCATCATCCTCGGGGGCATAAGCGCGACCCGGGGGCTGGTAATCGACGATCAATCTTGCAACCAGGTCCTGGATGAGGGGATAGGCGGGATGGGTAGCGGGGAGTTGCTTGAGGTCAGCGGTGGATTTGAATTGCAGCATGGGCATTTTCTCCGGGCATAAAAAAACCCGCCGAAGCGGGTTATGAGGGGGTTGGGGGTGTATTTATAAAGAATCTTTTGGGGGATGCTTTAGGGGATAATTAAAGGGCGTGATTAATGGGTATAGAATCGGGTATTTTCAATTGTAAAATTTTCTTTTTAAACTCTTGCTGTAACAAATATTCAGGGACAAACCCACTATACTTACCAAAAATATATGATAAATCGTGTTCATCAATTGCCACATTTTCAAAATCGAATTTTTCAGTAGTCGCATTTAAGAAAAGCTCTTCAATCTTAGCAATCCCTACCCTGGTATGAGGTATTTCAATTCCCCAATCATGAATTGTATTTTTTATTAAGTGGGCTTTAAAAAAATACGACAACCTAATCAAATCTCTAGTTCCAAGCCATGGAAATATATTAAACGAAAACTCTGATGCCTGGTGGATGACTTTATCTAATACCCCAATATCTCGCAACTTACATCTCATTTTCTCTATATTTTTTTGCCCTGATTCCGATACAAATTTATATGCTTCATCTGATTCTAGTATTCGCTTCATTTCTCTTACAATTTCCGTATCCACCATTATGGTAATTTGTTTCTGCCAAGGGCTTTTTGCCTGTGTTGCGCCGCCTTCTACAAACAATGTTTTAGAATCATTGTTAATGTCTATAACCTTCCATGTTTTTCCGGATAATATAAGAAATTCTCCAATAGGCACAATGTCATCTACGGTTCCAAGTGTCGTTGAGTCGATTTTTACAGTGTATTCTTCAGATGTAACAAAAACAGCTAAAAAAGAGTAATGATTAATCATCCTCTCAACTTTGACACCAATCATTAATTTTCCTTCTTCCGTGTACTCAATATGTCCAATATTTATCAAGTGATTCAGTAATATTTTGTAGTCATTCTGGTCTATTGATTTAAATACTGCCAGTGTTAAGATATACTGCGCCATTTCCTTCGGTAGCGCTTCAATTTTTCGCTTCAAATAGCACATTGTTTGATGATATAACAAACTGTAGTTAACTCGCTGTATATCGATTGGCTCAACCCATTTATTTTTAACATACAAATGAATTATTGCTATACTTTTTATCAAATCCCAATCGTATTGTTTATCAAATCTACTACTATCTGCTTCGAACATATGTAGAAATATCATTTCGCTCGGATTGCCTCTACGCCCTGTTCTACCCAACCTCTGAGCGAAGCTCGATACTGTCATGGGAGATTGAACTTGAACCGTCCTATCCAGAGTTCCAATATCAATCCCAAGTTCCAAGGTAAGGGTTGCACCAACAACAATTGGAAGTTCTGAGTTCTTCATTAGTTGTTCTGCATATTTCCTCAGTTGTGCGGATAAGCCTCCGTGATGAGTATAATAAATATCTGCTGTTTTGTTCTTGGTAGCCATCTTTTTCAGATATAGAATATTTTTCTCAACATCGTTTCTGCTCTGAGCATAAATAATTGTCCGTCTGTTCAGCGTTATGTCATACAAGCATTTGTAATAATTAAAAGCAATTTCATTATGATTATTTTCTGTTTTTTCAAAATGATTCATACCAATTACTATCCTTCGCCTCCCTTCTGAGGAAATCGGTGCAATCGATTTTCTGTAAGAACCCGTATTGAGCCATTCTTCTGCGGATTTCAAATCTCCTAAAGTAGCAGATAGACCTACTCTTCTTGGCACGCACCCGATCATTCTTTGTATTTGTTCAAGCACTGCCAGAAGTTGTAAACCACGGTCATTACTCATAAAATAGTGTATTTCATCAATGATTATGAACTTCAATGATTTAAAAAGCATAAATATATTACCTGGCTGATTAATAAGCATTCCTTGCAAAGATTCAGGTGTAGTTTGCAACAACCCATCAGGATTATTGAGTAATTTCTTTTTTTTGGATGTGCTAACATCGCCATGCCACTTATAGACTGGAATATCAGCCTCTAAGAGCAATTTATCTAGCCTCTCAAATTGGTCATTGATCAGTGCCTTTAGCGGAGAAATGTATAACACATCGACTGATTTTGTTTTCGGGGAGTTATGAACAACTGATAATATTGGCAAGAAGGCAGCCTCTGTTTTGCCCGATGCCGTTCCTGAAGATAAAAGCAAATTTGCATCCGTATCAAAAATAACCTCACATGCTTTAACCTGTATGTCTCGCAATTCATCCCAATTATTCCGATAAATATATTCTTGGATAAATTCTGCTAGTCGATCAAAGACTCCGCTCATAGCTTAAATTCCTCATAGGTTTCATGAATAACTTCCTCGGTAACTTCATTTGTAGAGAATACGAAATCAGGCTTCCCGATAATATCAGCAATGCTAGTATCAGGAATTTGCATTGTTATATTAAGTACCTCAATATAATCTCGAATTATCTCACGAGGTGTTACTTTTGACTGGGCTCCAACCCTGCTTAATTCGCACTTGATAAAGTAAATCCTATCATCTTGCGTGATTCTTGATTCATATCCAAGATATGCTTCATGGATTTCTTTTAATTTCTCTGTAAGTACTACAAGTTCTTCTGGGGTAAGTGCGGCTAGATTTATTATTGGGGAAAGAAAATCTTTATATCCTTCGACTACATACTTTCCTGACACTAACCGTGACTGGAGCGCTTCATAACTATATACCCCACGTCTACTATCAGTGATGCTCTGCGGCGTTCCACCAAGAATAAATCCAATGTATTTTGCTTTGCCCTGCATCGTATCATTGAATATTGTTAGAAGCTTTTCATAATTATTGTTTCTTGAGACTGCGTGTGAGATTTTATATAGATTAACCGTCTCATCAATCATTACCATGAGACCTCCAAATCCAGCTTTAACAATAAAAAGCGCCATGACCTTTAAATAATCATACCACGAAGAGTCATCAATAATTACGCGAACACCTAACTCCTCACGAGCTTCTGTCTTCGTTGTATATTCACCCCTCAACCATTTAACCACTAGCTGCATTTTATATTCATCTCCATCGTTGTAGGCTTTCCAATATGTCCTAATATTCTGCCCAAATTCAAACCCATGGACAAGTTCGTCAATTTCTTGGATGGTCTCTGTTATTTTATATTCAACCTTCTTATTGAAAAGGGGATCGCATTCCTCCAACCCCGATTCTCGGAATACTTCCATTTTTATTTTAGATATCCATTTTTCAATAACAAGTTGAAGTGCGCCACCTTCGGATTTTGTTTTTGTCGACATATTACGAATCAGTTCCTTGTATGTTGCAACACCCTGACCTCCAGTTCCAGCTAATCTTCTTTCCGGGGACATGTCCGCGTCTACAATGACAAACCCTTTGTCCATCGCATAATTTTTCATAATTTGCAGCATAAAACTTTTTCCACTTCCGTAGTTTCCAACAATAAATCTAAAAGAGGCTCCACCTTCTTTCACAGTCTCAATGTCATCTAGCAGTGCATTGATTTCAGCACTTCTACCTACTAAGACATTTTCAAGACCTATTCGAGGAACAACTCCCGCTTTTAGAGAATCTATGAGAGCTTTAGCAATTCTTTTTGGTACTTTCAATTTTTTTCTCCTTCTTGTTTGGAATATATCAGTACATTAATTTAATTTTTTGTCTATATTAGTAATATATTCCTCATATATTAATAATTCTGTTCCATTTCCTTTGATGATTGTATCTCCGATTGTTTCAATTGCTAGGTTGTTGATCTTCTCAATTTCTTCTTCAACCATTAAGTGGTTTCCAACAGCATACCCTGAAATATCTTTATACGATGATTGGCCTGCAATAAGAGAAAGCATCTTTTTCCCATGGGCATCTAAACTATTAAAGAATATTGTCCATTCATCTTTTTCCTTTTCCTTGTCATTCGTGTATACGTCATGATTTATGATCAATTCTTTTTTTGGTTCTTTTTTATATTCATTTAATAAATCCTTAGAAATCAATTTCTCAGCTATTAAATCTGTTTTATCCCGAATTTCAGAAAGACTGCTAATGTTAATCTCAACAATTCTTGGCGTTAGCATCACTTCGCTTTCATTCACCAAAGAATTAATATTTCTTGGTGAAGAATACTTCTTCTTTGCTGGAATTATTTTCGGCAAAAAAGAGATTTTATTTTTAATAACATCTCTTTTTAATTCTCTTTTAATGAATGCCGCATCCTTTTTCTTTAAGTGGTATAAAGGCCTGTTCATCAATTTCTGCGGGATTTCAAATATCTCGTCTAGCGCAATTTCGATTGTTCTAGCAAGTTCAATAATGTACTGATAATTTAAATAATTGACCGACTTTTCTACTAATGAGTATTTAGATCTGTAAGGCTCAAAGACTGCTGAAACAAATGAGTATTTTGTACAGATTCCAAATAAATTATACGAAATGAAATCATTAGTCTCCAGGATATTTTGAAGTAAATTTGTTATCAATCTTTCTAGCGTCGTTCCATCTACATTTCGGCTAAAAGCACCTCCTTTATAATTGTATCCTTTTCGAGCAATAATGTCATTTATCACCGAATAATCCCTCATGCTTAAAGCTTTTACTAACTTATCTGCATCACTTTCAATATGTGACTTCAACATTGGATGCTCAAGATAATTTATCGGTAAATTGTAGTACTCAACAAAGTCAATCATCCATCTTGCTAAGCTCTCACTGATTCCTGGCGCAAATATAACTGCATTTTCCCAAAGAAATACCAGCTTCGAAAATCCAATTTCAGCGCTACCAACTCCCACTAAATGTAGCAATTCGTATATGTAAACGTGAACGTATGAAATGCTGATTGGTTCAACAATTTTATTTCTAAC from Chromatiaceae bacterium includes:
- a CDS encoding TerB N-terminal domain-containing protein produces the protein MESFNDNSNIERYAPFDQILPRYNHMNMDQMKSYFIWRTKVRNKIVEPISISYVHVYIYELLHLVGVGSAEIGFSKLVFLWENAVIFAPGISESLARWMIDFVEYYNLPINYLEHPMLKSHIESDADKLVKALSMRDYSVINDIIARKGYNYKGGAFSRNVDGTTLERLITNLLQNILETNDFISYNLFGICTKYSFVSAVFEPYRSKYSLVEKSVNYLNYQYIIELARTIEIALDEIFEIPQKLMNRPLYHLKKKDAAFIKRELKRDVIKNKISFLPKIIPAKKKYSSPRNINSLVNESEVMLTPRIVEINISSLSEIRDKTDLIAEKLISKDLLNEYKKEPKKELIINHDVYTNDKEKEKDEWTIFFNSLDAHGKKMLSLIAGQSSYKDISGYAVGNHLMVEEEIEKINNLAIETIGDTIIKGNGTELLIYEEYITNIDKKLN